A single genomic interval of Patescibacteria group bacterium harbors:
- a CDS encoding DHH family phosphoesterase, with protein MMLSPKEQIHENVKKSQNILVCLPKDPTTDAVAAGLALFSVLEKLDKKVKVVCSEFTLPPHNQFLPKSKEIISDLTSLRKFIISLDVSRTKVEELSYDIKNDQLDIYITPKDGTFREKDVSLSSSDYEYSLVFVLDTPDLESLGKLYENNTEFFYHTPIINIDHSPTNENFGQINLIDLTATSVSEIVFEMIKNWKENILDEYIATSLLAGIISKTKSFQTASVTPRSLAIASHLISSGARREEIVRHLYQTKSVETLKLWGRALARLKQDKQNKIFWSLLNEEDFIKSGSSSEEDVLSVIDELIIDAPEAETVIIFFEKTKGEYSAIISTPAAVDAIKLLSEYNPVGTKNFTRITISAADLAGAEQKVLNTIRTVPPVR; from the coding sequence ATGATGCTTTCTCCCAAAGAGCAGATTCATGAGAACGTAAAAAAAAGTCAAAATATTCTGGTCTGCCTGCCGAAAGATCCGACTACGGATGCGGTAGCTGCTGGTCTGGCGCTATTTTCGGTTTTGGAAAAATTGGATAAAAAAGTCAAAGTCGTGTGTTCAGAATTTACACTGCCTCCGCATAATCAGTTTCTACCCAAAAGCAAGGAAATTATTTCCGATCTAACTTCTTTAAGGAAATTTATCATTTCTCTGGATGTCTCCCGCACTAAGGTTGAGGAGTTAAGTTATGATATAAAAAATGATCAACTCGATATTTATATTACTCCAAAGGACGGAACTTTCAGGGAAAAAGATGTCAGTCTTTCCTCATCGGATTACGAATACAGTTTAGTATTTGTTCTCGACACTCCCGATTTAGAATCTCTGGGCAAGCTGTATGAAAACAACACAGAGTTTTTTTACCATACTCCAATCATTAACATTGATCACAGTCCGACGAATGAGAATTTCGGGCAAATAAACCTGATTGATCTTACCGCTACTTCTGTTTCAGAAATTGTATTTGAAATGATTAAAAACTGGAAAGAGAATATTCTGGATGAATATATAGCAACCAGTTTATTGGCGGGGATAATATCAAAAACTAAAAGTTTTCAGACTGCCTCAGTCACACCCCGCTCGCTAGCGATCGCCAGCCATCTTATTTCCTCTGGCGCGCGGCGGGAAGAAATTGTCCGCCATCTTTACCAAACAAAGTCCGTAGAGACATTGAAGCTGTGGGGTAGGGCACTGGCCAGACTAAAACAAGACAAGCAAAATAAGATTTTTTGGTCGTTATTAAATGAAGAGGATTTTATAAAATCCGGTTCTTCAAGTGAGGAGGATGTTTTGAGTGTTATTGATGAATTAATTATCGATGCTCCGGAAGCGGAAACCGTTATTATCTTCTTCGAAAAGACTAAAGGGGAATACAGCGCAATCATCAGTACGCCTGCTGCTGTTGACGCGATAAAATTACTGTCAGAATACAATCCGGTAGGGACAAAGAATTTTACAAGAATTACGATCAGTGCTGCTGATTTGGCGGGAGCTGAGCAAAAAGTTTTAAATACCATCAGAACGGTTCCGCCCGTCAGATAA
- a CDS encoding GspE/PulE family protein, with protein MIKTIDDLRNGSNKQTIHISSEETEEKLDQKIHDIDIKEKEKLVAEKAAMTGVGYMSLKGFPIQVEAISVIPEQKSLEAKIICFYRTDEELRFGIVDMNNQKSRAIIDELNTKYPSLRKVEYLISDYSFEHAHKLYSIVPKIKAFTGNVEITEEEINRYKQEIKSFTQLDEKLKSASITDMMTMILSSAIQARSSDIHIEAEEEDVKIRFRIDGVLQVVAVLGKEVWPKLISRVKLISGLKLNITDIPQDGRITIELTEEKIDVRVSTLPSAYGESVVMRLLMSSVAGLEFDSLGIRGKAYEDLKREAERPNGMIVTTGPTGSGKTTTLYAILNKLNTTSTKIITLEDPIEYKLKGIIQSQIHTSQQSENEGLKAALQAGLSGGGGGQKEYTFAQGLRAILRQDPDIIMVGEIRDLETAEIAIQSALTGHLVVSTIHTNDAAGAIPRFMSMGVKPFLLAPALNAVVGQRLVRRICEECKEEEIVDENTLTRIKKILSEIPENSGEKVDLNNLKFYKGRGCSACNNVGYKGRVGIYEIFTMNKEIEEIVLSGKVSEYQMKEVAVKNGMITMAQDGLLKAKDGITSVKEIFRVIE; from the coding sequence ATGATAAAAACAATTGATGACCTGCGAAATGGGTCAAACAAACAAACTATCCATATTTCTTCCGAAGAGACTGAAGAAAAACTGGATCAAAAGATTCACGATATAGACATTAAAGAAAAGGAAAAATTAGTTGCAGAAAAAGCAGCTATGACCGGTGTCGGCTATATGAGTCTGAAAGGTTTCCCGATACAGGTTGAAGCTATTTCGGTTATACCCGAACAGAAATCGCTGGAAGCAAAAATCATTTGTTTCTATCGGACGGACGAAGAGCTTCGATTCGGCATTGTCGATATGAATAATCAGAAAAGCAGGGCTATTATTGATGAATTGAATACAAAATACCCGAGTCTGAGAAAGGTTGAATATTTAATCTCAGATTATAGTTTTGAACATGCACATAAATTATATTCAATTGTTCCTAAAATTAAGGCATTTACCGGCAATGTAGAGATTACCGAGGAGGAAATAAATCGCTATAAGCAGGAAATAAAGTCTTTTACTCAACTTGATGAAAAGCTAAAATCTGCTTCAATCACGGATATGATGACAATGATATTGTCCTCGGCAATTCAGGCAAGAAGTTCGGATATTCATATTGAGGCGGAGGAAGAGGATGTTAAAATCAGATTTCGGATTGATGGGGTTTTACAGGTTGTTGCTGTTTTAGGGAAAGAAGTCTGGCCAAAATTAATCAGCAGAGTAAAGCTTATTTCCGGATTAAAACTGAATATTACGGATATCCCTCAGGACGGCAGAATCACCATCGAGCTAACCGAAGAAAAGATCGACGTCAGAGTTTCAACCCTGCCTTCGGCATATGGGGAAAGCGTCGTGATGAGGCTTTTGATGTCTTCCGTTGCCGGTTTGGAATTTGACAGTCTGGGGATCCGGGGTAAGGCATATGAGGATTTAAAACGGGAAGCCGAGCGTCCAAACGGCATGATCGTAACAACCGGTCCGACCGGTTCCGGAAAAACCACGACACTGTACGCAATTTTAAATAAGCTTAATACTACAAGTACAAAAATTATAACGCTTGAAGATCCGATTGAATACAAATTGAAAGGTATTATTCAAAGCCAAATCCATACTTCTCAACAGAGTGAAAACGAAGGTTTAAAAGCGGCACTGCAGGCCGGATTATCCGGTGGAGGCGGTGGTCAGAAAGAATATACATTTGCACAAGGTCTCAGAGCAATTTTAAGACAGGACCCGGATATCATTATGGTCGGTGAAATCCGAGATTTGGAAACTGCCGAAATTGCCATACAGTCGGCGTTAACCGGGCATTTGGTCGTTTCTACTATTCATACCAATGATGCGGCGGGGGCAATCCCGAGATTTATGTCCATGGGAGTCAAACCTTTTTTATTGGCACCGGCTTTGAACGCAGTGGTCGGGCAAAGACTTGTCCGCCGGATTTGCGAAGAATGCAAAGAAGAAGAAATAGTGGATGAAAATACATTAACGAGAATAAAAAAAATCCTATCAGAAATTCCCGAAAACTCCGGTGAAAAAGTTGATCTTAATAATCTAAAATTCTATAAAGGCAGAGGTTGTTCGGCTTGTAATAATGTCGGATACAAAGGAAGGGTTGGTATTTATGAAATATTTACCATGAATAAAGAAATTGAAGAGATTGTGCTTTCCGGTAAAGTATCAGAATACCAAATGAAAGAGGTGGCAGTGAAAAACGGAATGATTACCATGGCGCAGGATGGTCTATTGAAAGCCAAAGACGGCATTACCTCTGTAAAAGAAATATTTAGGGTTATAGAATAG